The following proteins come from a genomic window of Manduca sexta isolate Smith_Timp_Sample1 chromosome 6, JHU_Msex_v1.0, whole genome shotgun sequence:
- the LOC115442200 gene encoding dynein light chain Tctex-type 1: MEVKECSDLAEENQFIVDDVSKIIKEAIENSIGGTAYQHNKVNQWTSAVVESCLGQLTKLQKPYKYIVTCTIMQKNGAGLHTASSCFWDNNTDGSCTVRWENKTMYCIVSVFGLGI; this comes from the exons atggAAGTAAAAGAATGTAGCGATTTGGCTGAAGAA AATCAATTCATTGTCGATGATgtgagtaaaataattaaagaagcTATAGAAAACTCTATTGGAGGTACTGCTTACCAGCACAACAAAGTGAACCAGTGGACATCGGCTGTTGTGGAATCATGTCTTGGACAGCTAACAAAACTACAAAAgccttataaatatatag TGACATGCACAATAATGCAAAAGAATGGTGCCGGACTCCACACAGCATCTTCATGTTTCTGGGATAACAATACGGACGGATCATGCACTGTCCGTtgggaaaataaaacaatgtactGCATTGTCTCCGTCTTTGGCCTtggcatttaa